A region of Tolypothrix sp. NIES-4075 DNA encodes the following proteins:
- a CDS encoding DUF4058 family protein, with the protein MRSLFPGMNPYLEQPIFWSEFHSRLIVAIADALAPKLLPKYYIGVETRTYLDTADEELLIKIPDAVVLSSISKQPSDQISSKDATQVPVQARPQQITLPMPVEVKERYLEVRETKTDAVITVIEILSPKNKRKGKGRSVYEQKRHSILGSMSHLVEIDLLRADEPMEMKGVDFITDYRIVVSQHQRRPIADLYAFTMREAIPEFLLPLKEPQEVTTVNLQSIVSGIYERGGYAIRIDYQQPVPPPALSQSDRQWVEELLASGVQD; encoded by the coding sequence ATGCGATCGCTATTTCCAGGAATGAACCCCTACCTGGAGCAACCTATTTTCTGGTCAGAGTTTCACAGCCGTTTGATTGTAGCGATCGCCGATGCTCTTGCCCCAAAGTTGCTACCCAAATACTACATTGGCGTGGAGACGCGCACTTATCTAGACACTGCTGATGAGGAGCTATTAATCAAAATTCCAGATGCGGTTGTCCTTTCATCAATCAGCAAGCAGCCTTCTGACCAAATTAGCTCAAAGGACGCTACTCAAGTTCCAGTCCAGGCTCGTCCTCAGCAAATCACTTTGCCTATGCCAGTGGAAGTCAAAGAGCGATACCTGGAAGTGAGGGAAACTAAAACAGATGCTGTAATTACAGTCATTGAAATTTTATCACCTAAAAATAAACGCAAAGGAAAGGGGCGCTCAGTTTACGAGCAGAAGCGTCATTCGATTTTAGGTAGTATGTCTCATTTAGTTGAAATAGACTTGCTTCGAGCAGATGAACCAATGGAGATGAAAGGGGTTGATTTTATAACTGACTATCGAATTGTAGTCAGTCAGCATCAGCGGCGTCCCATAGCAGATTTATATGCTTTTACAATGCGTGAAGCGATTCCTGAGTTTTTACTACCCCTCAAAGAGCCTCAAGAGGTAACAACTGTAAATTTACAATCTATCGTTAGTGGTATTTATGAGCGAGGCGGTTACGCTATCCGCATTGACTACCAACAACCAGTTCCTCCCCCAGCACTATCACAAAGCGATCGGCAATGGGTTGAGGAACTACTCGCGTCAGGAGTGCAAGATTAG
- a CDS encoding FKBP-type peptidyl-prolyl cis-trans isomerase — protein MAQAKNGDTVMVHYTGKLTDGTVFDSSTERDPLQFTIGAGEIIPGFEQAVLGMNTGESKTTKIPVEEAYGSHRPEMVVEVERDQMPPEMEPEVGQQMQIQQPSGQIIPVTITNISDSTVTLDANHPLAGEDLIFDIQLVDITD, from the coding sequence ATGGCACAAGCAAAAAATGGTGATACTGTAATGGTTCACTACACAGGCAAATTGACAGATGGCACAGTATTTGATTCTTCTACTGAACGTGACCCTTTGCAGTTCACCATAGGTGCAGGAGAAATCATTCCTGGTTTTGAACAAGCGGTTCTGGGGATGAATACTGGTGAATCAAAAACTACAAAAATCCCCGTAGAGGAAGCTTACGGTTCACATCGTCCAGAAATGGTAGTAGAAGTTGAACGCGACCAAATGCCCCCCGAAATGGAACCAGAAGTAGGTCAGCAGATGCAAATTCAGCAACCCTCTGGACAAATTATTCCGGTGACGATCACTAATATCTCTGACTCTACAGTTACTTTAGATGCGAATCATCCATTAGCTGGAGAAGATTTAATCTTCGATATTCAACTTGTAGATATCACTGATTAA
- the sigC gene encoding RNA polymerase sigma factor SigC gives MPATSFYADAAYETQQSSQVFDPELTIDETELPIEELEELEMAAAVEPASFSSTNRRSTDLVRLYLQEIGRVRLLGRDEEVSEAQKVQRYLRMRTLLASAAKQGDAIISPYLRLIEVQERLTSELGHRPSLERWAATAGIILSDLKPTLADGKRRWAEIAKMTVEELEQIKTQGLQAKEHMIKANLRLVVSVAKKYQNRGLELLDLVQEGTLGLERAVEKFDPTKGYRFSTYAYWWIRQGITRAIATSSRTIRLPVHITEKLNKIKKAQRKIAQEKGRTPTLEDLAVELEMTPAQVREVLLRVPRSVSLETKVGKDKDTELGELLETDGVTPEEMLMRESLQKDLQHLLSDLTSRERDVILMRFGLADGHPYSLAEIGRALDLSRERVRQIESKALQKLRQPKRRNLIRDYLESLS, from the coding sequence ATGCCAGCAACATCTTTTTACGCAGATGCAGCCTACGAAACCCAACAGTCCTCTCAGGTTTTTGACCCAGAACTCACAATTGATGAGACTGAGTTGCCAATAGAAGAACTGGAAGAACTGGAAATGGCAGCAGCTGTTGAGCCTGCTAGCTTTTCTAGCACAAACCGTCGCAGCACAGACTTAGTACGTCTGTATCTTCAAGAAATTGGTCGGGTTCGGTTGTTAGGTCGGGACGAAGAGGTTTCAGAAGCTCAAAAAGTTCAACGTTACTTGCGGATGCGGACACTACTTGCTAGTGCTGCCAAGCAAGGAGATGCAATAATTTCACCATATCTCCGCTTAATCGAAGTTCAGGAACGTTTGACATCTGAACTAGGACATCGCCCTTCTTTAGAAAGATGGGCAGCCACTGCTGGTATAATCTTGTCGGATCTCAAGCCGACTTTAGCAGATGGCAAACGGCGGTGGGCAGAAATTGCCAAGATGACAGTGGAAGAACTGGAGCAAATTAAGACCCAAGGACTCCAGGCAAAAGAACACATGATCAAGGCTAATCTTCGTCTAGTGGTGTCTGTAGCGAAGAAATATCAAAATCGCGGCTTGGAATTGTTGGATTTAGTCCAAGAAGGCACACTAGGCTTAGAGCGAGCAGTTGAGAAGTTTGATCCCACCAAAGGTTATCGTTTTAGCACCTACGCTTACTGGTGGATTCGTCAAGGAATTACACGCGCGATCGCTACTTCTAGCCGCACAATCCGTCTACCTGTCCACATTACCGAAAAGCTGAACAAAATCAAAAAAGCTCAACGCAAAATTGCCCAAGAAAAAGGTCGCACTCCGACTTTGGAAGATTTAGCTGTAGAGTTAGAAATGACCCCAGCTCAAGTTCGGGAAGTTTTGTTACGAGTACCTCGCTCGGTTTCTCTCGAAACTAAGGTTGGTAAAGATAAAGACACCGAATTAGGCGAATTGCTCGAAACCGACGGTGTTACCCCAGAAGAAATGCTAATGCGAGAATCTTTACAAAAAGACTTGCAGCATCTTTTGTCAGATTTAACCAGCCGCGAGCGCGATGTCATTCTCATGCGCTTTGGTTTAGCTGATGGTCATCCTTACTCTTTAGCAGAAATTGGACGCGCTCTTGACTTATCCCGCGAACGAGTACGGCAAATTGAATCCAAAGCTTTGCAAAAACTGCGCCAACCCAAGCGCCGCAATTTGATCCGCGACTATTTGGAATCTCTAAGTTAA
- a CDS encoding SDR family NAD(P)-dependent oxidoreductase → MSQAKVAVVVGVGPGLGSAIAHKFASENFAVGLIARNADQLTEIQSEIQTNGGTALIFPADVTDAASIKDAFAQIKSQLDAPEVLVYNAGAFQMAGILELTPEQFENSWKVNCFGAFVAAQQILPAMVEQGRGTILLTGATAALKGSARFSALAVGKFGLRALAQSLAREFGPQGIHVAHIVIDGMINTERVRGMIPEREEHTLLSPEAIAQNYWQLYNQDTTAWTLELDLRPAVEKF, encoded by the coding sequence ATGAGCCAAGCAAAAGTTGCAGTAGTTGTCGGTGTGGGTCCAGGATTGGGAAGTGCGATCGCTCACAAATTTGCAAGCGAAAATTTTGCTGTCGGATTGATCGCCAGAAACGCTGACCAACTTACCGAAATTCAAAGCGAAATTCAAACGAATGGTGGGACAGCATTGATTTTTCCGGCTGATGTGACAGACGCTGCATCTATCAAAGATGCTTTTGCACAGATAAAATCACAACTTGATGCACCAGAAGTTCTAGTTTATAATGCCGGAGCCTTTCAAATGGCTGGTATTCTAGAACTTACACCAGAGCAATTTGAGAATAGCTGGAAAGTTAATTGTTTTGGCGCTTTTGTTGCCGCACAGCAAATTTTACCCGCAATGGTGGAACAAGGTAGAGGCACGATTTTATTAACAGGTGCGACTGCTGCACTTAAAGGTTCTGCGAGGTTTTCGGCATTAGCGGTGGGTAAATTCGGCTTGAGAGCGCTGGCACAGTCTTTGGCAAGGGAATTTGGTCCTCAAGGAATTCATGTGGCTCATATCGTCATTGATGGGATGATTAACACCGAAAGAGTGCGTGGGATGATACCAGAAAGAGAAGAACACACGCTACTTTCACCAGAAGCGATCGCTCAAAATTATTGGCAACTCTACAACCAAGATACCACCGCCTGGACTTTAGAACTTGATTTGCGACCTGCTGTAGAGAAATTTTAG
- the lipA gene encoding lipoyl synthase, which yields MTVKPDWLRVKAPQWERVGNVKEILRDLALNTVCEEASCPNIGECFNAGTATFLIMGPACTRACPYCDIDFEKKPKALDPTEPARLAEAVRRMKLNHVVITSVNRDDLPDGGASQFVGCIEGIRTVSPHTTIEVLIPDLCANWNALAVILQAAPEVLNHNTETVPRLYRRVRPQGNYDRTLELIRRSRQLAPKIYTKSGIMVGLGETDEEIRACMQDLRNVDCDILTIGQYLQPSQKHLKVDNFIHPEQFAAWKAFGEEIGFLQVVSSPLTRSSYHAEQVRELMQRYPKGEE from the coding sequence GTGACAGTTAAACCAGACTGGTTGCGGGTAAAAGCCCCTCAATGGGAGCGCGTCGGTAACGTTAAAGAAATTTTGCGGGATTTAGCCCTGAATACCGTTTGCGAAGAAGCATCCTGTCCGAATATTGGTGAGTGCTTCAATGCTGGTACTGCCACGTTTTTGATTATGGGACCTGCTTGTACACGCGCTTGTCCCTACTGTGATATCGATTTTGAGAAAAAACCCAAAGCATTAGACCCCACCGAACCCGCACGATTAGCAGAAGCTGTAAGACGCATGAAATTAAATCATGTGGTAATCACTTCTGTAAACCGCGATGATTTACCCGATGGTGGTGCTTCGCAATTTGTTGGTTGTATTGAAGGAATTCGCACCGTCTCACCTCACACCACAATTGAAGTGCTAATTCCTGACTTGTGTGCTAACTGGAATGCTTTGGCGGTAATTTTGCAAGCTGCCCCAGAAGTTCTCAACCATAATACAGAAACCGTTCCACGTCTGTATCGTCGAGTGCGTCCCCAAGGTAATTATGACAGGACGTTGGAATTAATCAGGCGATCGCGTCAACTTGCACCGAAAATTTACACCAAATCCGGTATTATGGTTGGACTGGGTGAAACCGATGAAGAAATCCGCGCCTGTATGCAAGATTTGCGGAATGTCGATTGCGATATCTTGACAATTGGACAATATCTCCAACCCAGTCAAAAGCATCTGAAAGTCGATAACTTCATTCATCCAGAACAATTCGCCGCTTGGAAAGCTTTCGGCGAAGAAATCGGATTTTTACAAGTTGTTTCCTCGCCCTTGACAAGAAGCTCATATCATGCAGAGCAGGTGAGGGAATTGATGCAGCGATATCCAAAGGGTGAGGAGTAG
- the ftsH gene encoding ATP-dependent zinc metalloprotease FtsH, with translation MPVEKNNKRPIKPPRVRQFGGSFLILLTILLLLNFIVPSFFGPRLPQVAYSDFITAVEAGKVDKAIVGGDRIEYSIPTQTPDGKPAEQIFQTTPVAYDLDLPKILREHNVQFAAPQPDQNGWIGTLISWVFPPLIFIAIWGFFLNRQGGGAAALTVGKSKARISSDGSTGVKFTDVAGVDEAKVELEEIVDFLKNADKYTRLGAKIPKGALLVGPPGTGKTMLAKAIAGEAGVPFFSISGSEFIELFVGVGAARVRDLFEQAKKQAPCIVFIDELDALGKSRGGAGGFVGGNDEREQTLNQLLTEMDGFDANTGVIIIAATNRPEVLDPALRRPGRFDRQVVVDRPDKIGREAILNVHARNVKLAEDVNLATIAIRTPGFAGADLANLVNEAALLAARQNREAVIMADFNEAIERLIAGLEKRSRVLNETEKKTVAYHEVGHAIIGALMPGAGKVEKISVVPRGIGALGYTIQMPEEDRFLMVEDEIRGRIATLLGGRSAEEIVFGKVSTGAGDDIQKATDMAERYVTVYGMSDKLGPVAFEKTQQQFIEGYSNPRRSISPKVAEEIDREMKQIVDNAHHIALTILQDNRDLLEETAEELLQHEVLEGVELRERLARAKAPSELNEWLRSGKVSEDKPLMQHVLN, from the coding sequence ATGCCTGTAGAAAAAAATAACAAACGACCCATCAAACCGCCGAGAGTTAGGCAGTTTGGCGGCAGTTTCCTGATTCTGCTGACTATTCTGTTATTGCTTAACTTTATTGTTCCTAGCTTCTTTGGTCCGCGATTGCCGCAAGTTGCTTATAGTGATTTTATTACGGCTGTGGAAGCTGGTAAAGTAGATAAGGCAATTGTTGGTGGCGATCGCATTGAATATTCAATTCCGACGCAAACGCCAGATGGTAAGCCAGCTGAACAAATATTCCAAACTACACCAGTAGCTTACGATCTGGATTTACCAAAGATTCTCCGCGAGCATAATGTACAATTTGCTGCACCACAACCAGACCAAAATGGCTGGATTGGCACTTTAATTAGTTGGGTGTTTCCACCGTTAATTTTTATTGCAATTTGGGGCTTTTTCCTCAATCGTCAGGGAGGTGGTGCGGCTGCACTGACTGTAGGTAAAAGCAAGGCTCGGATTTCTTCTGATGGCAGCACTGGTGTTAAATTTACAGATGTGGCTGGTGTTGATGAAGCCAAAGTCGAGCTAGAAGAGATTGTTGATTTTCTGAAAAATGCTGACAAATATACCCGCTTAGGTGCGAAAATACCTAAAGGAGCGTTGCTGGTGGGACCTCCAGGAACGGGTAAGACAATGTTAGCCAAGGCGATCGCTGGGGAAGCGGGTGTTCCTTTCTTCAGTATCTCCGGTTCCGAGTTTATCGAATTATTCGTTGGTGTGGGTGCGGCACGGGTGCGCGATTTGTTTGAACAAGCGAAAAAACAAGCACCTTGTATTGTCTTTATCGACGAGTTAGACGCACTTGGGAAATCTCGCGGTGGTGCTGGTGGGTTCGTCGGTGGTAACGATGAACGGGAACAAACCCTGAACCAGTTACTTACAGAAATGGACGGCTTTGACGCCAACACAGGTGTAATTATCATCGCTGCTACCAACCGTCCGGAAGTGTTAGATCCAGCTTTACGTCGTCCGGGACGCTTTGACCGCCAAGTTGTGGTAGACCGTCCTGATAAAATTGGTCGAGAAGCGATTCTCAATGTTCATGCGAGAAACGTTAAATTGGCTGAGGATGTTAACTTAGCTACGATCGCTATCCGCACACCTGGCTTTGCTGGGGCAGATTTAGCGAACTTGGTGAATGAAGCCGCATTACTAGCAGCGCGTCAAAATCGGGAAGCTGTAATTATGGCTGATTTCAACGAAGCGATCGAGCGGTTGATTGCCGGTTTAGAAAAGCGATCGCGCGTACTCAATGAAACTGAGAAGAAGACTGTAGCTTATCACGAAGTTGGTCACGCTATCATCGGTGCATTGATGCCCGGAGCTGGTAAAGTTGAAAAAATCTCCGTTGTGCCGCGTGGTATAGGTGCATTGGGTTATACAATTCAAATGCCGGAAGAAGACCGCTTCTTGATGGTTGAAGACGAAATTCGCGGACGCATTGCCACTTTGTTGGGTGGACGTTCCGCTGAAGAAATCGTGTTTGGTAAAGTCTCCACAGGTGCGGGTGACGACATCCAGAAAGCCACAGATATGGCAGAACGTTACGTTACTGTCTACGGCATGAGTGATAAACTTGGTCCGGTGGCATTTGAGAAGACGCAACAGCAGTTTATCGAAGGTTACAGCAATCCGCGTCGGTCGATTAGTCCAAAAGTCGCTGAGGAAATTGACCGCGAGATGAAGCAGATTGTGGATAATGCTCACCACATTGCTTTAACCATTTTACAAGATAACCGCGACTTGTTAGAAGAAACCGCAGAGGAATTGCTGCAACATGAAGTTCTCGAAGGTGTAGAATTGCGGGAAAGACTTGCAAGAGCAAAAGCACCGAGCGAACTTAATGAATGGTTGCGTTCTGGGAAAGTGTCGGAAGATAAACCCTTGATGCAACATGTGTTGAATTAG
- a CDS encoding AI-2E family transporter, translating to MNLGQWIGLIALVISLYILWQIKDVLLLMFAAIVLATTLNRLAKRLQRMGLGRGLAVVLSVAIFLAGVVGFFWLIVPPFTQQFQELTLRVPQGFQRFNSWLDQAETRVPTELTPYIPDVNSLIQQAQPLINRALGSSFTFVSGTLEVVLKILLVLVLTGMFLAAPLAYRKVFIRLFPSFYRRRVDGILDKCEVSLEGWVIGAFIAMSVVGLLSVTGLSVLGVKAALALGVLAGFLNLIPNLGPTMSVIPAMAIALLDAPWKSLAVLVLYFFIQQTESNFITPIVMARQVSLLPAVTLISQLFFVTFFGFLGLFLALPLTVVAKIWVQEVLIKDVLDQWGNKSNRETELVLVSDQPSLDADQTTETHPSENPQKEDK from the coding sequence GTGAATCTAGGTCAATGGATCGGCTTAATCGCCCTCGTTATCTCGTTATACATCTTGTGGCAAATAAAGGACGTACTTTTACTGATGTTTGCCGCGATTGTATTAGCCACCACTTTAAATCGGCTGGCGAAACGCTTGCAACGCATGGGGTTGGGACGTGGACTTGCCGTAGTTCTGTCGGTAGCGATTTTTTTGGCTGGAGTCGTAGGCTTTTTCTGGCTGATTGTACCGCCTTTTACACAGCAGTTCCAAGAACTAACGCTTCGAGTTCCCCAAGGATTTCAACGTTTTAACAGTTGGCTTGACCAAGCAGAAACTCGCGTTCCTACTGAACTTACACCATATATACCTGATGTAAATAGTTTAATCCAACAAGCACAACCTTTAATAAATCGCGCTTTGGGAAGCTCTTTTACATTTGTTTCTGGCACTTTAGAAGTAGTTTTAAAAATTTTGCTAGTGCTAGTTTTAACAGGAATGTTTTTAGCCGCTCCCCTAGCTTATCGTAAAGTATTTATACGGCTGTTTCCCTCATTTTATCGGCGGCGGGTGGATGGAATTTTAGATAAATGTGAAGTTTCATTAGAGGGATGGGTAATAGGCGCTTTCATTGCGATGAGTGTAGTGGGATTGTTAAGTGTAACTGGCTTATCAGTTTTAGGTGTAAAAGCAGCGCTTGCTTTAGGAGTGTTGGCGGGATTTTTGAACTTGATTCCAAATCTGGGTCCAACGATGAGTGTAATTCCGGCAATGGCGATCGCGCTTTTAGATGCACCTTGGAAATCCCTCGCTGTATTGGTTCTTTACTTTTTTATTCAGCAAACAGAAAGCAATTTCATCACCCCAATTGTCATGGCACGTCAGGTGTCATTGCTTCCCGCTGTCACCTTAATTTCTCAACTTTTCTTTGTCACCTTCTTTGGCTTTTTAGGATTATTCTTAGCGTTACCTTTGACCGTTGTTGCTAAAATTTGGGTGCAAGAAGTCTTAATTAAAGATGTTTTAGATCAATGGGGAAATAAATCTAACAGAGAAACAGAATTAGTCCTTGTTTCTGACCAGCCTTCTCTAGATGCTGACCAAACAACTGAAACACATCCGTCAGAAAATCCCCAGAAAGAAGATAAATGA
- a CDS encoding peptidoglycan-binding domain-containing protein, with amino-acid sequence MENLAYLHLAFVYEESPSSELVSLSGLLNKAAAPDWKRLSSKAWGYMLPLAVTLSVLSVVSSALALERGDQGPSVRNLQQKLQRTGFYQAPVSQVFDFPTEDAVRRFQKSAGLPVDGVANATTLQKLESWRAPSVGRQANKPVVVNTETQGKKPTQTTVAKKPQTTVATKPTQTTVAKKPTQTTVATKRSNPNLLAKGDEGEEVRVLQEQLRVAGYYYGNSTGVFGSITEEAVKRFQQAYKLDADGVVGSETERRLPPVGVGYGEDTPKRSNDDKLQIGDRGEAVRVVQEQLIKAGYLEGDPNGYYGPYTADAVRRFQTANYLASSGVAGPTTRAKLYSLVTSGSNNEFNVLEIQRRLHEKGFYKGTLNGVMGNDTKKAIRQAQQFYGISLNDVKSGRY; translated from the coding sequence ATGGAGAATCTAGCGTATTTACACTTAGCTTTTGTTTACGAAGAAAGCCCATCCAGTGAATTAGTTTCCCTTAGCGGTTTATTAAATAAAGCAGCAGCACCCGACTGGAAACGGCTTTCTAGCAAGGCTTGGGGATATATGTTACCCCTTGCCGTCACCTTATCTGTTCTTTCTGTTGTCAGCAGTGCCTTGGCGCTAGAAAGAGGCGATCAAGGACCTTCTGTCAGGAATTTGCAACAAAAATTACAACGGACAGGATTTTATCAAGCTCCCGTAAGTCAAGTATTTGACTTTCCGACAGAAGATGCTGTCAGACGCTTTCAAAAATCTGCTGGTTTACCAGTTGATGGCGTTGCCAATGCTACTACTTTACAAAAATTAGAGAGTTGGCGTGCTCCATCTGTGGGTAGACAAGCTAACAAACCTGTTGTTGTTAACACAGAAACACAAGGGAAAAAACCCACTCAAACAACAGTTGCGAAAAAACCACAAACAACAGTTGCAACAAAACCCACTCAAACAACAGTTGCGAAAAAACCTACTCAAACTACAGTTGCCACCAAGCGTAGCAATCCCAACTTACTTGCTAAAGGTGACGAAGGTGAAGAGGTAAGAGTTTTGCAAGAACAGTTGCGAGTGGCAGGCTATTATTACGGTAACTCGACCGGTGTATTTGGTTCGATTACTGAAGAAGCTGTTAAGCGCTTCCAACAAGCTTATAAATTAGATGCTGATGGTGTTGTTGGATCTGAAACAGAACGCAGATTACCACCTGTTGGCGTTGGTTATGGAGAAGATACTCCCAAACGCAGTAATGATGATAAACTGCAAATCGGCGATCGCGGTGAGGCAGTTCGAGTTGTTCAAGAACAGTTGATTAAAGCCGGATATTTAGAGGGAGACCCAAATGGCTACTACGGTCCTTATACCGCAGATGCTGTTCGCAGGTTTCAAACCGCTAATTATTTAGCATCAAGTGGTGTAGCCGGTCCCACTACCAGAGCCAAATTATATAGTTTAGTTACCTCTGGTTCCAACAATGAATTTAATGTCTTGGAAATTCAACGACGACTACATGAAAAAGGTTTTTATAAAGGTACTCTCAACGGTGTGATGGGGAATGACACCAAAAAAGCGATTAGACAGGCACAACAATTTTACGGCATCAGTCTCAATGACGTTAAAAGCGGACGCTACTAG
- a CDS encoding Fur family transcriptional regulator codes for MTIYSATSLRAELNERGWRLTPQRETILHIFQELPQGEHLSAEDLYHRLEVDGEGISLSTIYRTLKLMARMGILRELELGEGHKHYELNQPYPHHHHHLICVRCNATIEFKNDSILKIGAKTAQKEGYQLLDCQLAIHAVCPKCQRALMPL; via the coding sequence ATGACTATCTACTCAGCTACTTCACTTAGAGCAGAACTAAACGAACGTGGGTGGCGTCTGACTCCCCAACGTGAAACAATTCTACACATTTTTCAGGAACTTCCGCAAGGGGAACATCTCAGTGCGGAGGATCTTTACCATAGATTAGAAGTCGATGGTGAAGGAATCAGCTTATCAACTATTTATCGCACGTTGAAGTTGATGGCACGGATGGGAATTTTACGGGAATTAGAATTGGGAGAGGGACATAAACATTATGAACTCAACCAGCCTTACCCGCATCATCACCATCACCTGATTTGTGTAAGATGCAACGCGACTATTGAGTTCAAAAACGACTCTATTTTAAAAATTGGTGCAAAAACTGCTCAAAAAGAAGGCTATCAGTTGCTTGACTGTCAACTAGCAATCCATGCGGTTTGTCCCAAGTGCCAGCGGGCACTAATGCCACTTTAG
- a CDS encoding NAD(P)H-dependent glycerol-3-phosphate dehydrogenase, producing the protein MTNLKSTNLKSITVLGAGAWGSGLASIAKANGHRVSIWSRNGSYSLAEVVENADAIVSAISMKGVREVATQLQGLPIPPKAVFVTATKGLEPETISTPLEIWQESFPSHLVVVLSGPNLSKEIEMELPAATVVASKSKDAAEFVQLVFSSSRFRVYTNSDPLGVELGGTLKNVIAIASGVCDGLELGTNAKAALVTRGLTEIIRIGNLWGAKTETFYGLSGLGDLLATCNSPLSRNYQVGYQMACGKTLTEVLAHLEGTAEGVNTCQVLMQRAKQRNISIPITEQVYRLLQGEVTPQQALDELMLRDIKPEYSY; encoded by the coding sequence TTGACTAATCTAAAATCGACTAATTTAAAATCAATTACTGTTCTCGGTGCAGGTGCGTGGGGATCTGGTTTAGCATCTATAGCCAAAGCTAACGGTCATCGGGTTAGCATTTGGTCGCGTAATGGTTCCTATAGTTTGGCAGAGGTTGTGGAAAATGCCGATGCGATCGTTTCGGCGATTTCCATGAAAGGAGTCCGCGAAGTCGCTACACAATTGCAGGGTTTACCCATTCCACCAAAAGCAGTTTTTGTGACTGCAACAAAAGGTTTGGAACCGGAAACAATAAGCACACCATTGGAAATTTGGCAAGAAAGTTTTCCGAGTCATTTGGTTGTGGTGCTGTCGGGACCGAATTTATCGAAAGAGATTGAAATGGAATTGCCAGCAGCAACGGTAGTAGCCAGCAAAAGTAAAGATGCTGCTGAGTTTGTGCAGTTAGTATTTTCCTCTAGTCGTTTCCGGGTGTATACGAATTCCGATCCCTTGGGCGTAGAACTGGGGGGTACATTAAAGAATGTGATAGCGATCGCATCTGGTGTGTGTGACGGTTTAGAATTGGGAACCAATGCCAAAGCTGCTTTAGTCACTCGTGGTTTAACAGAAATAATTCGTATCGGCAACTTATGGGGTGCGAAAACAGAAACATTTTATGGTTTATCTGGTTTGGGTGATTTGCTAGCAACTTGCAACAGTCCTTTAAGTCGCAATTATCAAGTTGGCTACCAAATGGCTTGTGGTAAAACACTAACAGAAGTTCTCGCTCATTTAGAAGGAACCGCAGAGGGAGTCAACACTTGCCAAGTTTTGATGCAACGAGCCAAGCAGCGAAATATATCCATACCGATTACCGAGCAAGTTTATCGCTTACTTCAAGGTGAAGTCACCCCACAACAAGCGCTTGATGAACTGATGCTGCGAGACATCAAGCCAGAATACAGTTATTAA